In the Sphingobium sp. Z007 genome, ATCACTTCGGGATGCCCCTTATGCCCGATGAACAGGATATGGCGGCCGGCCTCCACCTGGCGCTCCGCCTGGCGATGGACCTTGCTGACCAGCGGGCAGGTGGCGTCGAGATAGGACAGGCCGCGCGCTTCGGCTTTGGCCGGCACCGCCTTAGGCACGCCATGGGCGGAAAAAACTACCGGCACGCCGTCAGGCACCTGGTCCAGGCTTTCCACGAAGATAGCGCCCTTGGCCTTCAGCCCATCCACGACATATTTGTTATGGACGATCTCATGTCGGACATAGACCGGCGCGCCATAGGCCTCGATCGCCTTTTCCACGATGATGATCGCGCGATCGACCCCTGCGCAAAAGCCGCGCGGGGCGGCGATCAGGAGCTTCATCGGCGGGTGGGCGGAGGGCGCGTGCGTCATGCCTGCCGCTTAGGCGAATGTGCGGCCGGATGAAAGAGCGAACCGGCGGCGCTTTGTTGCGGTTGCGTGGCGGGCGGCGGATGGATAAGGAAAGCGCGAAGCTTCTGGCCCATTGGCCCGTGCGAAGGAATATCTGCCTGTGAAAGTGTCTCATATCGCCGTGACTGCCATGCTGGCCCTCGCTCTGGCCGGCTGTTCGCGCCGGGGTGAGATCGACGCGAGCGGCGGTATCGTCGCGGTGCGTTCGGCCTGCCCAACGGCGGCGATTCCCGCGCAGACCGGCGATATCACGCTGTTCACCGCCCCCGGTCGCACCGACGCCGCGGCGATCGACGTGGTGGCGGAAATCACCAACCTGCGCTCCACCTGCGCCGACGGGGAGCAATTCTACACCGAGGCGACCTTCACCGTGAACGCGCGCCGTAGCGACGCGAGCGCGGCGCGGCAGGTGACCTTGCCCTATTTCTCCGCCGTGGTGCAGGCCGGCACCAATGTCGTCGCCAAGCGCGTCGGCCAGGTGACGCTGAACTTCGCGGCGGGCGACTATCGCGCCAGCGCGCAGGGCAAAGGCGGTTCCTATGTGAACAAGTCGGCCGCCACGCTGCCCGCCGAGATCCAGACCAAGATCACGCAGAAGCGCAAGGCAGGCGATGCCGACGCTGCGATCGATCCCTTCGCCCAGCCCGACGTCAAGGCGGCGCTCCAGCGAACCAGCTTCGAGTTGCTCGTGGGTTTCAACCTGACCCAGGATCAGCTCCGATATAACGCGACGCGTTAAACTCAGCTCGTTTTCGTCCGTTCGGGCTGAGCTTGTCGAAGCCCTGCACTTCTTGAAGAAAAGAGCAGCCCTTCGACAGGCTCAGGGCGAACGGGACTTGTAGGAAAGTTCGTCCCGTGTCCCTTTACACCCGTTTCACCGCCCATCTCGACGCCGTGCTGGACGCGCTGGAAGCCGATGGCGTGCTGCCCGCAGGCCTCAATCGCAAACCGGTGACGGTCGAGCCGCCGCGCGATCCGTCGCATGGCGACCTCGCCACCAATGCCGCCATGGTGCTGGCGAAGCCCGCAGGCACCAATCCGCGCGCGCTGGCCGAAGCGATCGTCACCAAATTGCAGGCGCTGGACGAAGTTGAAAGCGCGACCATCGCCGGTCCCGGCTTCATCAATCTCACCCTGACCGATCCGACCTGGCGCGCGGAGCTGGCCGCGATCCATGCGGACGCCGATGATTATGGTCGGTCGGACGTGGGAGAGGGCGTGACCGTCAATGTCGAATATGTGTCCGCCAATCCGACAGGGCCGATGCATATGGGCCATTGCCGCGGCGCGGTGGTGGGCGATGCGCTCGCCACTTTGCTGGAATATGCGGGCCATAAGGTGATCCGCGAATATTATATCAATGATGCAGGCGGTCAGGTGGACGTGCTCGCCCGGTCGGCGCATCTGCGTTACCGCGAGGCGCTGGGCGAAACTATCGCGATCCCCGAAGGCCTCTATCCGGGCGACTATCTGGTGCCGGTCGGGCAGGCTCTGGCCGCCGAATATGGCGATCGGTTCGTCGGCGCGCCCGAAGCCGACTGGCTGGGGGCCTTTCGCACCTTCGCCGTGGCGAAGATGATGGACATGATCCGCAGCGATCTGGCGCTGCTCGGCATCCATCACGACATTTTCTCGTCCGAAGCGGAATTGCAGGCGGCGGGCAAGCCCGATGAAGCCGAGGCCTGGCTGCGCGCGCACGACCTGGTCTATGACGGTGTGCTGGAAGCACCCAAGGGCGAATTGCCCGACGATTGGGAGCCGGTCGAACTGCCGCTGTTCCGCTCGACCCAATTCGGCGACGATCAGGATCGGCCGATCAAGAAGTCGAACGGCAGCTGGACCTATTTCGGCGCCGACATGGCCTATCACTACCAGAAGGCGCAGTCCGCCGACCAGTTGATCGACATCTGGGGCGCAGATCACGCAGGCACCGTCAAGCGCATCCAGGCCGCCGTCGCGGCGCTGACGGAGGGCAAGGCGCGGTTCGACGTCAAGCTCATTCAGATGGTCCGCCTGCTGCGCGATGGCGAACCGGTGAAGATGTCCAAGCGGGCGGGCAATTTCGTGACGCTGGCCGATGTGGTGCAGGAAGTGGGCAAGGATGTCGTCCGCTTTACCATGCTGACGCGCAAGGCCGACGCGCAGATGGATTTCGACTTCGCCAAGGTGGTGGAGGCGTCGAAGGACAATCCCGTTTTCTACGTCCAATATGCCCATGCGCGGATTTCTTCGCTCGGACGGCGCGCCGAAGAGGCCGGGATCGTCCTGCCCGCGCCCGACCTGTCCCTTCTTGGGACGGCGGAGCTGGCCATCGTCAAGCTCGCCGCCCAGTTCCCGCGGGTGGTGGAAGGGGCCGCAATGCAACGCGAACCGCACCGGGTTGCCTTCTATCTCAATGACTTGGCTTCTGCCTTCCATGGTTGGTGGAATATGGGCAATGACGATCCGCGTGCGCGCGTCATCCTGGCCGACGATCCGGCGCTCACCGCCACACGGCTTTTCCTGGCGCAAGGAATAGGGCAGATTATCCGCAACGGGTTGGCGCTTATGGGCGTGGCCGCGTTGACGGAAATGCAGTGAGGCGCTGGAAATGAGCGATTATGCGCGTGGGCGACTGGACCTGGACGATGAAGATCGTTTGCCCTGGCTGGAGCCGGCGATCGATGACGAGGCGGAAGAGAGGATTTCGCCGCTCCGCCTGCTGGGCCTGATCCTGCTGGGCCTCGCGCTGATCGGCGCGGTGGTCGCGGGCGTATGGTGGATGCAGAACCGCAATGGCGCAGGTGGCGCGGGTGAGGGGCAACTGATCGCTGCGCCGACGCAGGATTACAAGATCGCCGCCAATGAAGCCGACGCCAAGAAATTTGCCGGCGAAGGCGACGCCAGCTTCGCCGCCAGCGAAGGCGTGCTGCGCGATGGCCGGATCGACCCCAGCCGCGTGCCCGAAGCGCCGATCGCCAAGACCGCGCCAGCCCCCGCCGCGCCCACACCCGCTGCGCCGAACAAGCCCGCCGCCAGCGTCACCGCGCGCGTCACC is a window encoding:
- a CDS encoding SPOR domain-containing protein, whose protein sequence is MSDYARGRLDLDDEDRLPWLEPAIDDEAEERISPLRLLGLILLGLALIGAVVAGVWWMQNRNGAGGAGEGQLIAAPTQDYKIAANEADAKKFAGEGDASFAASEGVLRDGRIDPSRVPEAPIAKTAPAPAAPTPAAPNKPAASVTARVTDETGVRQAETPKAAAGGAMIQLGAYGSASGAKDAWTKLSKRFAYLVPLAMTVEPAQVGGGTVYRLRASAGSQASMICGKLKVAGESCLVVN
- the argS gene encoding arginine--tRNA ligase, which translates into the protein MSLYTRFTAHLDAVLDALEADGVLPAGLNRKPVTVEPPRDPSHGDLATNAAMVLAKPAGTNPRALAEAIVTKLQALDEVESATIAGPGFINLTLTDPTWRAELAAIHADADDYGRSDVGEGVTVNVEYVSANPTGPMHMGHCRGAVVGDALATLLEYAGHKVIREYYINDAGGQVDVLARSAHLRYREALGETIAIPEGLYPGDYLVPVGQALAAEYGDRFVGAPEADWLGAFRTFAVAKMMDMIRSDLALLGIHHDIFSSEAELQAAGKPDEAEAWLRAHDLVYDGVLEAPKGELPDDWEPVELPLFRSTQFGDDQDRPIKKSNGSWTYFGADMAYHYQKAQSADQLIDIWGADHAGTVKRIQAAVAALTEGKARFDVKLIQMVRLLRDGEPVKMSKRAGNFVTLADVVQEVGKDVVRFTMLTRKADAQMDFDFAKVVEASKDNPVFYVQYAHARISSLGRRAEEAGIVLPAPDLSLLGTAELAIVKLAAQFPRVVEGAAMQREPHRVAFYLNDLASAFHGWWNMGNDDPRARVILADDPALTATRLFLAQGIGQIIRNGLALMGVAALTEMQ